One window of Streptomyces sp. FIT100 genomic DNA carries:
- a CDS encoding heme-degrading domain-containing protein, producing MTAVTAPAGAPDIATLEAQEQQLTLPRFTLDDAWTLGSMLVELANERRAPVAIDIRRGPQQLFHCALPGSTADNDAWIDRKRRVVERYSESSLLVGSRFRAKGTTFEESSRLDPDRYAAHGGSFPVRVEGAGVIGTVTVSGLPQAEDHAMVVEALTRLLST from the coding sequence ATGACCGCCGTCACCGCCCCCGCCGGCGCCCCGGACATCGCGACGCTCGAGGCCCAGGAGCAGCAGCTGACTCTGCCCCGCTTCACCCTCGACGACGCCTGGACGCTCGGCTCGATGCTCGTCGAGCTCGCGAACGAGCGCCGTGCGCCGGTCGCGATCGACATCCGCCGCGGCCCCCAGCAGCTCTTCCACTGCGCGCTGCCGGGCTCGACGGCCGACAACGACGCCTGGATCGACCGCAAGCGGCGCGTCGTGGAGCGGTACAGCGAGAGCTCGCTCCTCGTCGGCAGCCGTTTCCGCGCCAAGGGCACGACCTTCGAGGAGTCGTCCCGCCTCGACCCCGACCGTTACGCGGCCCACGGCGGCTCGTTCCCGGTCCGCGTCGAGGGCGCGGGCGTCATCGGCACCGTCACGGTCTCCGGCCTCCCCCAGGCCGAGGACCACGCGATGGTGGTCGAAGCGCTGACCCGCCTCCTGTCCACCTGA
- a CDS encoding fumarylacetoacetate hydrolase family protein — translation MKLLRVGTAGAESPALLDPDGTLRDLSGLVADIDGDLLADDAALDRIRAAAGAGELPVLDAAGLRAGPPLARIGKVVCIGLNYHDHAAETGAATPGEPVVFFKAADTVVGPNDTVLVPRRSEKTDWEVELAVVIGRTARYLESQEAALAHVAGYAVAHDVSEREFQIERGGTWDKGKNCETFNPLGPWLVTRDEVPDPQALSLKLWVNGELKQDGSTADQIFPVAEVVRYVSQFMTLYPGDVINTGTPAGVAMGRPEPKPYLRSGDVVELEIDGLGRQRQEFKDA, via the coding sequence ATGAAGCTGCTGCGTGTCGGTACGGCGGGCGCGGAAAGTCCGGCGCTGCTCGACCCGGACGGGACCCTTCGGGACCTGTCCGGGCTGGTGGCGGACATCGATGGGGACCTGCTCGCCGACGATGCCGCACTGGACCGGATCCGGGCCGCCGCCGGGGCCGGGGAGCTGCCCGTCCTCGATGCGGCCGGGCTGCGCGCAGGCCCGCCGCTCGCCCGCATCGGCAAGGTCGTGTGCATCGGGCTGAACTACCACGACCACGCCGCCGAGACCGGGGCCGCGACCCCGGGAGAGCCGGTGGTCTTCTTCAAGGCGGCGGACACGGTGGTGGGCCCGAACGACACCGTGCTCGTGCCGCGCAGGAGCGAGAAGACGGACTGGGAGGTGGAGCTCGCGGTGGTCATCGGACGCACCGCGCGCTATCTGGAGTCGCAGGAGGCAGCGCTCGCCCACGTCGCGGGGTATGCGGTGGCGCACGACGTGTCGGAGCGCGAGTTCCAGATAGAGCGCGGCGGCACCTGGGACAAGGGCAAGAACTGCGAGACGTTCAACCCGCTGGGCCCCTGGCTGGTGACGCGCGACGAGGTGCCCGACCCGCAGGCGCTGTCGCTGAAGCTCTGGGTCAACGGTGAGCTGAAGCAGGACGGCTCCACTGCCGACCAGATCTTCCCGGTGGCCGAAGTGGTGCGCTACGTCAGCCAGTTCATGACCCTCTACCCGGGCGATGTGATCAACACCGGTACGCCCGCGGGCGTCGCGATGGGGCGGCCCGAGCCCAAGCCGTACCTGCGGTCCGGGGATGTCGTCGAGCTGGAGATCGACGGACTCGGGCGGCAGCGCCAGGAGTTCAAGGACGCCTAG
- a CDS encoding YidC/Oxa1 family membrane protein insertase, whose amino-acid sequence MSAVTSVTSFFAALLGQLADLVQPAFHGSATAAAVVLLTLAVRAAVHPLSRAAARGHRARTRLAPRIAELRKKHHGNPERLQRAVLDLHAKEKVSPLSGILPSLMQAPAFLLLYHLFAGGSVSGSLAGAPLGGRWTDALGAGAGLVYVVLFVIVGAVATFTYVRTRRQLVEAPRSGPSGPSGHAELPGMGVLVKAMPLLSFATLITVAVVPLAAALYVVTSTTWSAVERVLLYPATATPTGG is encoded by the coding sequence ATGTCCGCTGTTACGTCCGTTACGTCCTTCTTTGCTGCTCTCCTCGGGCAGCTCGCCGACCTGGTCCAACCCGCTTTCCACGGCTCAGCCACCGCCGCGGCCGTCGTCCTGCTCACCTTGGCGGTCCGAGCCGCCGTCCATCCCCTCTCGCGGGCGGCGGCGCGGGGACATCGGGCCAGGACACGGCTGGCGCCGCGGATCGCCGAGCTGCGCAAGAAGCACCACGGGAATCCGGAGCGGCTCCAGCGGGCCGTCCTCGACCTGCATGCGAAGGAGAAGGTGTCGCCGCTGTCCGGGATTCTGCCCAGCCTGATGCAGGCGCCGGCGTTCCTGCTGCTGTACCACCTGTTCGCCGGCGGCAGCGTGAGCGGTTCGCTGGCCGGCGCCCCGCTCGGCGGACGGTGGACGGACGCGCTCGGCGCGGGCGCCGGGCTCGTGTACGTGGTGCTGTTCGTGATCGTCGGCGCGGTGGCGACGTTCACGTATGTGCGTACGCGGCGTCAGCTCGTGGAGGCGCCTCGGTCCGGGCCGTCCGGGCCGTCCGGGCACGCGGAGCTGCCGGGCATGGGGGTGCTGGTCAAGGCGATGCCGCTGCTGTCGTTCGCGACGCTGATCACGGTGGCCGTAGTGCCGCTCGCCGCCGCGCTGTACGTCGTTACGAGCACCACGTGGAGCGCGGTGGAGCGGGTGTTGCTGTACCCGGCCACCGCCACGCCTACCGGGGGGTAA
- a CDS encoding DUF6412 domain-containing protein encodes MTGSSRRMLRPLALLLFIVLVEVFMAEGIGLSTAVALAATAAVGAALVTCAVVLSRSVPRVQPTRIRTAIRDREQRTAFLPQRDPDASGRTRPRAPGRCSATAA; translated from the coding sequence ATGACGGGAAGTTCGCGGCGGATGCTGCGGCCGCTCGCGCTGCTGCTCTTCATCGTCCTCGTCGAGGTGTTCATGGCCGAGGGGATCGGCCTGTCCACCGCGGTCGCGCTCGCCGCCACCGCCGCGGTGGGTGCCGCGCTCGTCACCTGCGCGGTGGTCCTCTCGCGGTCGGTCCCGCGCGTCCAGCCGACGCGAATACGGACCGCGATACGCGACCGTGAGCAGCGCACGGCCTTTCTGCCGCAGCGCGACCCCGACGCCTCGGGCCGCACCAGGCCCCGAGCCCCGGGCCGTTGCTCTGCGACGGCCGCGTAG
- a CDS encoding helix-turn-helix domain-containing protein, with translation MALGKDYAAQQCSIARALEVIGERWTLLVVRDAFYGVRRYNDFLVHLGAPRAVLAGRLQALIRAGVLEKRRYQESPPRDEYVLTERGLELWPTLRSLGLWGRGLPGALAVRVFRHAACGTELGAYGECPACGVGVAPADVEMTPGPGLDPEPSDPVSRALLAPRRLLEPLVVEASRP, from the coding sequence ATGGCTCTGGGAAAGGACTACGCGGCGCAGCAGTGCTCCATCGCCCGCGCGCTCGAAGTGATCGGCGAGCGGTGGACTCTCCTCGTCGTGCGCGACGCGTTCTACGGCGTGCGCCGCTACAACGACTTCCTGGTGCATCTCGGCGCGCCGCGCGCCGTGCTCGCCGGGCGGCTCCAGGCCCTCATCCGCGCCGGAGTGCTGGAGAAGCGGCGGTACCAGGAGTCCCCGCCGCGCGACGAGTACGTCCTGACCGAGCGCGGCCTGGAGCTCTGGCCGACGCTGCGCTCGCTCGGGCTGTGGGGGCGCGGCCTCCCGGGCGCCCTCGCCGTGCGGGTCTTCCGGCACGCGGCATGCGGTACGGAACTGGGGGCGTACGGCGAATGCCCTGCCTGCGGGGTCGGTGTGGCACCGGCGGACGTCGAGATGACGCCGGGGCCCGGTCTTGACCCGGAACCGTCCGACCCGGTCAGTCGTGCGCTGCTGGCGCCGCGGAGACTGCTGGAACCCCTCGTAGTGGAAGCGTCCAGGCCGTGA
- a CDS encoding MFS transporter: MAHPASRPPVRTAPQRSPERPTTAHAPHPAPARPGATLAVTSAATAVALMNYTAPMLTLPATAAAFGTPPSAQAWLLNGTPLGLAAVLLVAGSLADDYGRRRIFIAGTLALGVTTGLGAFAGSTLVFTLARITQGAASAAILASSLGLLVHAFPAGTARIRATGVWGAFVSAGIAAGPLLAGALGTVDWRLAYAALAVAALVTGAFAFRTLTESRAPRGGRPDLPGALTLGLSLTALLTALTLGRDGWLRAPVGVLAAASVVLLAAFVLIERRTATPMIDLGLFRRPLFLSASSGALFTGLAVIGLFSYLPAMLQRATGISPLGAAWLFLLWSGTAFLVALQAKRLEGRVTARHQLVLGFVFSAAGVLAMLGTLSPGGDRSGWAQLLPGLAVAGVGSGLLNAALPRLSVESVPPERAAMGSGANNTARYIGSATGVALTIAVATAGADTALVVSAGMSLLGAVAVLAFRDGHRAAA, translated from the coding sequence ATGGCCCACCCGGCATCGCGGCCGCCCGTACGCACCGCGCCCCAGCGTTCCCCGGAGCGGCCCACCACAGCCCACGCCCCGCACCCCGCCCCCGCCCGACCCGGCGCGACCCTCGCCGTGACCAGCGCGGCGACCGCCGTCGCGCTGATGAACTACACCGCGCCGATGCTCACGCTCCCCGCCACGGCCGCGGCCTTCGGAACCCCGCCCTCTGCCCAGGCGTGGCTGCTCAACGGCACCCCGCTCGGCCTCGCGGCCGTCCTCCTCGTCGCCGGCAGCCTCGCCGACGACTACGGCCGCCGCCGCATCTTCATCGCGGGCACCCTCGCGCTCGGCGTCACGACCGGCCTCGGCGCCTTCGCCGGCTCGACCCTGGTCTTCACCCTCGCCCGCATCACCCAGGGCGCGGCCAGCGCGGCGATCCTCGCGAGCAGCCTCGGCCTCCTCGTCCACGCGTTCCCCGCCGGGACGGCGCGGATCAGGGCGACGGGGGTGTGGGGCGCGTTCGTCAGCGCCGGAATCGCCGCGGGTCCACTGCTCGCGGGAGCGCTCGGCACGGTCGACTGGCGGCTTGCGTATGCCGCGCTCGCCGTCGCCGCCCTCGTCACCGGCGCCTTCGCCTTCCGTACGCTCACCGAGTCCCGCGCCCCACGCGGCGGCCGCCCCGATCTGCCGGGCGCGCTGACCCTCGGGCTCTCCCTGACGGCGCTGCTCACGGCGCTGACCCTCGGCCGCGACGGCTGGCTGCGCGCGCCCGTCGGCGTACTGGCCGCCGCGTCCGTGGTCCTGCTCGCCGCCTTCGTCCTCATCGAGCGCCGCACCGCGACCCCGATGATCGACCTCGGTCTCTTCCGCCGCCCGCTCTTCCTGTCCGCCTCGTCGGGCGCCCTCTTCACCGGCCTCGCCGTGATCGGCCTGTTCAGCTATCTGCCGGCGATGCTGCAGCGGGCGACGGGGATCTCCCCGCTTGGCGCCGCGTGGCTGTTCCTGCTCTGGTCGGGTACGGCGTTCCTGGTCGCCCTCCAGGCGAAGCGGCTGGAGGGCCGGGTCACCGCCCGCCATCAGCTGGTCCTGGGCTTCGTGTTCTCGGCGGCCGGTGTGCTCGCGATGCTCGGCACGCTCTCGCCGGGCGGCGACCGGAGCGGCTGGGCCCAGCTGCTGCCGGGCCTCGCCGTGGCCGGTGTGGGCAGCGGCCTGCTGAATGCCGCCCTGCCCCGCCTCTCCGTCGAGTCCGTACCGCCGGAGCGTGCGGCGATGGGCTCGGGCGCCAACAACACGGCCCGCTACATCGGTTCGGCCACGGGCGTGGCGCTGACGATCGCGGTGGCGACGGCGGGTGCGGACACGGCGCTCGTCGTGTCCGCGGGGATGTCCCTGCTGGGCGCGGTGGCCGTCCTGGCGTTCAGAGACGGCCACCGCGCCGCCGCGTAG
- a CDS encoding LamG domain-containing protein, with protein MVSRRGLLGGAVFIGAGALTGVAGAAGSAEAATAGEVLNTPFTPLTAPHLLQAEQMVQYQRLLAAGYLPDGLAGHWPLDGEAKGADRSGSERPVTPGPAASWTALRAGGELSFDGTSGAYAATASVLDTTAPFTVSAWVRLSDAATGGADLANMYTAVSQDGAMCSRFLLQYEPAVQTWAFKVRDEAQTVKVSAVATTAAAKGVWTHLAGVWDGAEIRLYVDGALAGSAATTVSWAATQGFNIGRARFDSAPVNRFNGSIGDVRAYDRVLTGEEMEIVSGRKARYNNNYLVGETPSVVWGQPSDPASWVARARCSSFITRVLKQSHSWATDAYFSTHFHDSGPEAADYHDGFKAGAGPRFKSIRKVADLRPGDLISVHYNGTDAKNTGHIVMVRQVKGVFTGSMNFAGETQYAVEIIDSTSDPHGVYGLSTYAQYPDTRMVSDVVGENFTGVGIGHMMFYASDATGEFSRYRFSVNTGSSGTYTVAQRPVSAARIV; from the coding sequence ATGGTGAGCAGACGTGGTCTGTTGGGTGGGGCGGTTTTCATCGGAGCGGGGGCGCTGACAGGTGTCGCGGGGGCCGCGGGGAGCGCGGAGGCGGCGACGGCGGGGGAGGTGCTGAACACCCCGTTCACGCCGCTCACCGCCCCGCATCTGCTGCAGGCGGAGCAGATGGTGCAGTACCAGCGGCTGCTGGCCGCCGGCTATCTGCCGGACGGGCTGGCCGGCCACTGGCCGCTGGATGGCGAGGCCAAGGGCGCGGACCGGTCCGGGTCGGAGCGGCCCGTCACGCCGGGCCCGGCCGCCAGCTGGACGGCACTGCGGGCCGGCGGGGAGCTGAGCTTCGACGGCACGTCCGGGGCGTACGCGGCGACCGCTTCCGTGCTGGACACGACGGCGCCGTTCACGGTCTCGGCGTGGGTACGGCTTTCCGACGCGGCCACGGGCGGGGCGGACCTGGCCAACATGTACACGGCGGTGAGCCAGGACGGTGCGATGTGCAGCCGCTTCCTGCTCCAGTACGAACCGGCCGTGCAGACATGGGCGTTCAAGGTCCGTGACGAGGCGCAGACCGTCAAGGTGTCGGCCGTCGCCACGACCGCTGCCGCCAAGGGTGTGTGGACGCATCTGGCGGGTGTGTGGGACGGCGCGGAGATCCGTCTCTACGTCGACGGTGCGCTGGCGGGGAGCGCCGCCACGACGGTGTCGTGGGCCGCGACGCAGGGGTTCAACATCGGCCGGGCGAGGTTCGACAGTGCGCCTGTGAACCGGTTCAACGGGTCGATCGGCGATGTGCGCGCGTACGACCGGGTGCTGACGGGCGAGGAGATGGAGATCGTGAGCGGGCGCAAGGCCCGGTACAACAACAACTACCTGGTCGGCGAAACCCCGTCGGTCGTCTGGGGGCAGCCGTCCGACCCGGCGAGCTGGGTCGCGCGGGCGCGCTGCTCGTCGTTCATCACCCGGGTACTCAAGCAGAGCCATTCCTGGGCCACGGACGCGTATTTCTCCACGCACTTCCACGACAGCGGTCCGGAGGCCGCCGACTACCACGACGGCTTCAAGGCCGGAGCGGGCCCCCGTTTCAAGTCCATCCGGAAGGTGGCCGACCTGCGGCCCGGTGATCTCATCTCCGTGCACTACAACGGGACCGATGCGAAGAACACGGGTCACATCGTGATGGTCCGGCAGGTCAAGGGGGTCTTCACGGGGTCGATGAACTTCGCGGGCGAGACCCAGTACGCCGTCGAGATCATCGACAGCACGTCCGACCCGCACGGCGTCTACGGACTGTCCACGTATGCGCAGTATCCGGACACGCGGATGGTCAGCGATGTCGTCGGCGAGAACTTCACGGGTGTCGGCATCGGCCACATGATGTTCTACGCGTCCGACGCCACGGGCGAGTTCTCGCGGTACCGCTTCAGCGTCAACACCGGCTCGTCCGGTACGTACACGGTCGCGCAGCGGCCCGTCTCCGCCGCGCGTATCGTCTGA
- a CDS encoding class E sortase: MTAELAVTLGVVVLLLVVHQLWWTNQQAKADAKQQVQALEQEWGGEDEGEGEGEATGESGVGGLEVPEVPDGSEAAQESAAPPRGSSAGRTAPRWDQAYAVLRIPRIGVVAPVAQGIAKRGVLDKGYVGHYPRTAQPGQAGNFAVAGHRNTHGEPFRYINRLRRGDKIVVETREAVFTYLVDRALPQTSARDGGVIAAVPRSAVKPGYGYSEPGYYLTLTTCTPEYTSKYRLVVWGKLASMRPR, translated from the coding sequence GTGACCGCCGAGCTTGCGGTGACCCTGGGGGTCGTCGTGCTGCTGCTCGTCGTGCATCAGCTGTGGTGGACCAACCAGCAGGCCAAGGCCGATGCCAAGCAGCAGGTGCAGGCCCTGGAGCAGGAGTGGGGCGGGGAGGACGAGGGAGAGGGAGAGGGAGAGGCGACCGGCGAGAGTGGTGTCGGCGGCCTTGAGGTTCCTGAGGTTCCCGATGGCTCTGAGGCCGCGCAGGAGAGCGCTGCCCCGCCCCGGGGTTCCTCCGCCGGCCGCACCGCCCCCCGCTGGGACCAGGCGTACGCCGTCCTCCGCATCCCCCGCATCGGCGTCGTCGCACCCGTGGCCCAGGGAATTGCGAAACGGGGCGTACTGGACAAGGGGTACGTCGGGCACTATCCGCGCACCGCGCAGCCCGGGCAGGCCGGGAACTTCGCGGTCGCCGGGCACCGCAACACGCACGGTGAACCGTTCCGGTACATCAACCGGCTCCGCCGCGGCGACAAGATCGTGGTCGAGACACGGGAGGCCGTTTTCACCTATCTCGTGGACCGGGCGCTGCCGCAGACCTCAGCCCGCGACGGCGGGGTGATCGCCGCCGTGCCGCGGAGCGCGGTGAAGCCGGGGTACGGGTACAGCGAGCCCGGCTACTACCTGACGCTCACCACGTGCACGCCCGAGTACACGTCGAAGTACCGGCTCGTGGTGTGGGGGAAGCTCGCCTCGATGCGCCCCCGGTGA